A region of the Meles meles chromosome 18, mMelMel3.1 paternal haplotype, whole genome shotgun sequence genome:
gggccagatggcttcccagggaaattctgcCAAACgcttaaagaataattaattcctattctcctgaaacggttccaaaaaatagaaatggaaggaaaatttctgaaattgtcctatgaggccagcattaccttgatcccaaaaccagacaaagatcccatcaaaaaagagaattacagaccaatatccttgatgaacagagatgcgaaaattctcaccaaaatactagccaacaggatcattaaaacattaaaaggattattctccacaaccaagtgggatttattccagggctacaagttTGGTTCAtcatctgaaaatcaatcaatgtgatacaatacattattaaaagaaagaacaagaaccatatgatactctcaatagatgctgaaaaagcatttgacaaagtacagcatcctttcttgatcaaaactcttcaaagtgtagggattgAGGGCacatactatgcagccatcaaaagaaatgaaatcttgccatttgcaatgacatggatggaactagagggtattaagcttagcgaaataagtcaatcagagaaatacaattttcatatgatctccctgatatgaggaagttgagaggcaacatgacgggtttggggggtaggaaaggaataaatgaaacaagatgggattgggagggagagaaaccataagagactcttaatgtcacaaaacaaactgagggttgtccAGGGAAGGGtggtagggagagagtggttgggttatggacattggggaaggtacgtgctatgatgagtgctgtgaagtgtgtaaacctggcgatttacagacctgtactcctggggctaataatacattatatgttaattaaaaaatttttaaaagataaaaatatcaggcaaaacaaaaaatactgaaaatgagtggaaatagaaatacaatatggggcgcctgggtggctcagtgggttatgccactgccttcagctcaggtcatgatctcggggtcctgggatcgagtcccgcatcaggctctctgctcagcagggagcctgcttccctctctctctctatctctctctctgcctgcctctctatctacttgtgatctctctctgtcaaataaataaaataaaatcttaaaaaaaaaaaagaaaagaaatacaatatatCAAAACCCATGGGATGCTGCAAAAGCACTTGTagagagaagtttatagcaataatacattaagagaaaataaaaatttcaattaaacaGCTTAATTTTATACCTCATGGAACAAAAAAGAGGAATACTCTAAGCTTatagttagcagaaggaaggaagcaaagaagatcagagcaaaaataaatgaaatagagaacaaaaAGTAATAGAAGACCAGTGAAAGTAGGGTTAGTTTTGTGAATAGATGAGCAATAAACcttgagaaaaaaggaaaaaagaaacacgtGAAAATACTtttgataatatatttaattaaccCAATATGTCCAAATTATTGTCATTTCAACATgcaatcaatattttaaaatattattgatattttatcATCATCAAAATCCAGAGTGTAGTTTACATTCACAACACATTTCAATTTACTCAGCACATTTCAAGGGTTCTACAGCCACATATAGCTAAAGGTTAAAAATTTGCAATAGCTGTAGATTCATAATATGACACTGACTGCACAGTGGTAAAAGCCTAAAAATTTAGGCTTTTACTGACTCATGGGCAGTGACCAAATGCCTAGATATATGTGGCCCAGCAGAAGGACAATGGCAAGCTGTCCTGTTAAAAAGATCTTCATATCAGGCACAGCAATATAGTAATCACAGTTGGAATTTGAGGAATGCATTAAAGTAGGATGAGTTGAAACCCCATCAGAAGAACTCACTTCCAAGTTTGGAAGGATATTGGAATGGGCACGTAGATATCCTGAGGCGCTCACTTGAGGTGGCCACCTGGGTCTATGAAATGAGTAGACAGAGTCCTGCAATAATGTAGAGGTGGCCTAAATCTAGACATATTTTTCTTACACTTTGTAAGGCACAAAATGCCAATAAGAGCTGTTCTGTCTGCTAGCAAAAGAGATAGAGACTACAGATGGCTCCACAGCATCTGCTCTGTGGGGAAGGCCCTGACTTCAGCTGACAAGTGAGACTGATGTCGGTAGCCCTAGGGGCCAACACTTGGGTCCTAACAGGAGTAGACACTTCCTCTGGACTAGGCTTTCCTCACCTGGTGGTAGATGCAGAAACTCAAAGGGTGTAAAAGAACCAGAAGGGAAGCTATTGCACCATTTTGGGTGGCTGTCCATCATTTCTTCACAGCAAGTAGCACATTTTATAGCCCACAATGTCCAGCAGTAAGCAGACAGATATCCTCTTTAGAGTACTAGCTCAATAGAAAATTGGAACTGGCAATTAAAACATTGGTGGTCTGAAATGGGTGGAGATGATGTATGAAGGGCTGGCTTCCCAAGGGTGTGCTCACACTCGACATGAACATGACAAGGGCTAATGGTGTGTCCCCACTGTTTTTTCTGGTGGATCTGGGGAACAGGGGATGAGGAAGGATGTTCTAGATCTGTACTTATGTAACCTTGCCTTATCTGAATAAAGTGGACTGATAGGGAGGGACTAGTTAGACAGGCATTGCTGCCTCCAAGTGGACGAGACTAAACTTAATGTCCCTTCCAAAGATGAAAGTGTTAGGGcaaagaaggagagaaggtaGGTGAGGTtaagagaatgaataaatgaattacgTAATGAGGGAATTCAATATTACATAAAAACCTAGAAAGAGACTCCTAACAAAAAGTGATATTCAAAGATATCAACTCTTACTCAATTATACCTGATGTCTGAAAGGGTGAAGCTACATATTGCTGACACCACTCCTACTCTGGAACCTGACAAGATCGAATGGAAGTCTGCAGACTTGAGTGGCCTTGGCCTGGGAGAAAAAGGTTTCTTCTTGGAGGGGGAGGATATTGGGGCTGGATTCCAAGTGCATCCTAATTGGTGACTGCAATTAACTCTTCAATGATCTCACACTGTTTATGAGGAGAGTCTTGCTTAAGAGTTTCCCCAGGGCAGCTTTCATGTCTCGGTTTCTCAGACTATAAATGAAAGGATTTAACATTGGGGTCACTGCGATATACATGACAGTTATCACTGCATCCTTTAGGCTGTAACGAGACAGAGGGCGGAAATACATGCCCATGACTGTCCCATAATACAGAGAGACAACTGTGATGTGGGAACCACAGGTAGAGAAGGCTTTGAGCACACCCTTGGTGGATGGAACCCGTAAGACTGTGGAAAAGACCTGGACATAGGAGATGATGATGCATAGTAATGGCATGGAGAAAACACCAACCCCTAGGTACATCATCTTCACATTAAAGTGGGTGTCAGAACATGATAGCTTGAGTAAAGAGGTAATGTCACAATAAAAGTTGGTTACTTCCTTGCTGCCACAGAAGGACAGACGAGCTGTGAGCAGAGTGTGGGAGAGGGCATTGGTATTTCCAACCACCCAAGACCCAACAACTAGGAAGAGACATGTCCGTGGGCTCATAATTGTTGTGTAATGAAGTGGGCGGCTGATGGCCACAGCACGATCATACGCCATCACAGCCAGGATGTAGCTATCTGTGTTAGCCATGCCAATCATGAAACACATCTGTGTTAGGCATCCCCTAAAGGAGATGGCCTTGCTGCCTAAGATATGGTTGGCTAGCATTTTAGGGATGGTTACAGAGGAGAAGAGGATGTCAACAAAGGAGagattggcaaggaaaaagtacatgggatTGTGAAGGCGAATATCAGACTGAATGGCCAAGATGATGAGCAGGTTTCCAATAAGTGTGATGGGGTAAATGAACAGGAAGAGGATGAAGAAGAAGTCTTCCTGTTGCTGTTGACCACTGACTCCCAGGAGAATGAAACCAAGGGTAAAGGACTCGTTGTCTCCTCTCATCTTCTCATGGATCCTTTcagcagaaagaggagagaaatccAGAATTATAAGTAAAGTTACTGTGTGTAATGGTCTTCCTAAATCACCTCTTTGACCCCTGTGATTTTTGTGTTTATGCTTAGGTGTGCTAAATCCAATAAATTGTGGGGGAATTCCCTGTTTGTCAGTGTACCTAATTTCCATGTTGTTAAGCTTTgcagaaaaattataaacatgtgaaaaacagtttatttatccatttagtCATATATGATATAGTCTCTGCTCTGTAGCACCTTACAACTTAATGGAGATTGCAGAATCACATATTAGTTTTATTACACATGGAAATGAAAGGACAATGTTCTGGAGTCTTTGAAAAAATCTCTCCAGTAGAAGGAGTGGTTAGTACAAAAATACTGTGGACAATCAGAAATTCTTCCACTGACTAGACTAAGAATGAACCCAGAGCTAGGAGGTAACTGGTGTCTGACTGAACTGGCACGGAAGATTATAAATTTTATGACTACTGGGCTTAGGTCATAGCAAAGGAAGAATTGAGTGTTTACTCTCCAATTTTGAAAGTAGACATTTACTATTTCCTTCAGTAGGTTTCATCTTTATTCCAAACTCTTAAATTTGTGGTAtcataatatttttctctttgatcttctcttcccattttttattatttcctctaaTGACTCATCCTCTAATGACTCATTTCATCCTCTAATGACTATTTCCTCTAATGACCCATCCAATCCAATTTGGCTTCTTCCCTTGCTTAGTGGACTCTAGGTTCCTATGTATAGACCAgatgttttcttctaatttccATGACCAGTCATCCCACCAACATGTCTGACTGAACCTCATCCTCTACACATCTTTCTTGAGTAGACAATGGAATGCTTGAGAAATAGAAccctatcttttttatttttaatctcccttaTGGAGATTACTTGGAATATTATTTTATGCACCAATACATTTGTATTCAATAGTTTGACTATAACCAGGTTTGTTTCATGGCTTCTCACACGGAGGATGCTACCAGGTATTTTCACTTAGGTTATCCCTCACCTCTACATCTGATCTTgttcattcttcattttaaataattcatatataaGTTTTCTACTTATTGTTTCAGTGTTTTAGCTTTGACCACCCTCAATTCCTACCTGAAATATTGTAGTGCTCCCTAGTTTCTTGACTGAAGGTTCCCTCCTTTCATTCATCTGAATTCTGAGGCATACTAAGTGTGTCAGAGACTGCTAGAATATTACCCAAATCCACTTTGTTCTCTTCTTCCTGGAGACTGGGCTAGACTACATACTCCAGCCTCCCTTACACTGAAGTGTGGCATGTGACTGAGTTCTAACCAATCTATATATTCTAGTTCTGCTCTTCCTCCAAATTCTCTGTCTCCTTGGGCCAGCTGGATGCAAATGGCCTGGAGGCTAAAGGGGATGGTGGAATCACATGGTGCAATGAGCCTGTGTCTCCAGtactcttcattcattcactcatcaccATGCACATCCACTAGTGCCACTATATAATAGATAGAACTTTATTCTGCCTAAACTgttacatattttacatgtatttgttACTGTAGCCCAGACATACTAAGTAAttcacaaaggttttttttttaaaaaacatttatttatttgagacagagagagagtgagtgagtgagcatgagcaggggcagggagaagcagaagggggagaagcagattccccactgagcagggagccagacactgggatcaatcccaggaccctgacatcatgacctaaaccaaagacagatgcttaactgatggagcttcccaggcaccccagtaattcATTAAGTTTTCTAAAGAGATCTTGACCTCAATAATTTAATCTATCTGTAATTAAGTTAATTACTAATTCTCAATGTCTCCTATAGTACACACTGAAATTATATGGTAGGTAAGGGGAAGCATAAAATTATCTTCCCCTAAAAATGTTGTTCTTTTTCATCTCTTCACGtaaatgaatttgattttttctcttaaatgccCTTTACCCTGTGTACACAGAATCATGTTATTTCAGAGTTGTGGTGGTTCAATAAGTGGGGTGGCTCAGAAACTATGGTTATCTGAAATGGTAGAGAAGTAGAGCATTACAGAGACCGTGTTGACAATATGACAGACTTAGCTGATATTGATATGTCAAATCCCTATTAAAACACATAGACAATCTATACTAgttattaaaggaaaagaaatatatatatatatatatatatataatctccaaaTCTAACAGAAAGAAATGGTAttacagagataaagaaagaaaaagaactcagcAGGAGTTGTGGGTCAGAATTGATGTTGTAACCCTGGGAGATGTGGCCACTTATCCATATACAGCAGGGAATTTATACTGAGCCTTCAGCATAAACTTGAAATGTGGTCCTATTTGTGAAGAGGACACTAGAAGAAATTATTGCCATATAAGAAttggaagagaaagaacaaaatcaaaagagTTCACAGAAAATGATTGTCTTAAGAaatccatgagaaaaaaaaaatccatgagagACTCCCTATACAAACtacaaaatttcagaaaatttatttgatgtAAGCCAGTGTTGAAAAGTCAACACTGTTGGTACACGTTAAAAATGCattgcaaaatattattttagaaagattccTCTTCCCAATATGAACAGAAAATTTAAGGAATCTAGAAATAATTCTAATAAATGAGGTCCATGTTGTGATTCAAAAATTGCAAAACTTtgctaaaggaaaagaagaacatgTAGACATAAGCAATGTTTATGGAGActcagtattttaaatatgtcaattctgttccattaatttaTGATTTGTTGCAATTCCTGTCAAAACACCACAGATTTCTTTTAACAAGTGGCCTTGGTAAAATGACCCAATCATTCATAtaggagaacaaagagaaaagaagacctGAAACAATTAGAGGAAAAGGATAAGGAGAGAGGACTGCCTATAGGTATGAAAATTACTTCCTCTGGTACttcaaagatttgtttatttttgagagagagtgagcagtaGGTCAGAGGGAGCGAGTCTTCAAGCAGAATCTCCACTGAGTGTAGTCTGACTCGGGTCAATTTCATaacccatgagatcaagacctgagctgaaaccaagagtcaagcacttaactgattaagccacccagacatcccaccCCTGGTACTTCATATAGTGGATTAGCTCTGGCATAGGGACTGACAAATCTGTGTAACGGACCAGAAAGCCTAGACACAGACTAAGTATTTCTTAGTAATTGGTAGATAACATGGTTGGTTTAGAATCAGGCAGGGAGTGGTTGGGTTGATTGTTGGTAAGGAGTTCTGGGACAATTGGATGCtatacataacaaataacatggaaaatAAGTCCTAGAGGATTGATTATGGAAAGCAAAATGTCACCAACTTTAGAAGGAATGTATTTATGATATCAGGGTAGGAACTGATTTCTTAGTCCAGCACAAAATGTTCAACATATGATAGAACATGTAAAATTTGATAACCTTAAACTTGAAACATTTGTATGAAACAGACattacagagaacaaagaaagatAAGTCATGGACTGGAAGAGGTATATGATACACACATGTCTATAAGGGATCCAtgttaagaataaagaaaattcctACAcactaagaggaaaaaagagcaaaaaccCAGTAGGAAGTAATGGGAGAGAAGGCTTGAATCAGCAAGTAATAGAAGGAGAAACTGGAAtgcacaataaccaaaataaaagatgttcaaccaaattaaaataaaattcaattaccATCCTTTGTTGTGGAGCAACCCTAAAGTCTGACAATTCCAACCACTAGGAAAGAAAAATTCATCTTATGTGGACAACTGTTATCCTGTATCTAGGAAAGCTGATAACTCTCACACCTCTAGTTAACTAGCACTTCCAATTCTTGATTATATCCTAGAGGATTATGTGTTCAAGAACATATTTGTATACTGTCATACAGAAAATCTAGTAACGGATAAGTTATTTacaacatttgctttttttttctttaaagattttatttatttgagagagagggagagcatgagttgggggagggacagaaagagaagtcgactccatgttgagcagggcttgggactcaatcccaggactctgacatcatgacctgagctgaaggcagacacttaactaactgggccacccaagtgcccctaccaCATTTGCTTATTAATATTGTTCAACAGCTGAACTAAATGTATTACCATAGagcaatttttttaattgaaatgacatttcttttttaaaaatttaatttattttagagaatagagagagcaagtgcacagggtggaggaacagagagagagggacaagcagactccacattgtgTGTGGAGTCTGActttgggcttgatcccacaaccctgaggtcatgacctgagctgaaatcaagagttggatgcctagcCAGCTGAGTCATCCAAGTGTCTTGcatggaacaatttttaaaaccacaatgtgatggaaaaaaaaagttatcataaGATATTTGGTGAATCACACCATACATGTAAATTTTAACacataaaataatacatgtatatGCAGGTAAAGTACATACATCTTGAGTGGGAATACAAATACAACATTGTTGAACAGCAATTATCTCTGGGGTGAGAGAGGTAATTTCCTCATATTTGCCCTGGACATCATTTCCATATACCTATTCCCatccttttcattttcctcaaaGATTCAGAAGAAAAGTGTCTAGGCATCCCATATACTCTCATTATtattctcttctgtttcctcagctaTGTTGCTCCACCATTCTTTCAGCTGCAGTATTTGCTCTCTGCCAGGTTTCCTCAACACCAGCCATTACCCATTACCCATTAACCATTAAACATTAAACATATTACAGTCTGTGTAGTCATTCCGTGAATATGCCTCAATCTTTCTAGCTACCATGACATTTCTTACCtatgtttttcctttctcaggCAGGCTTCTTTATAGAGACATCAGCTTACTGAGtccaaattatatttataatataaaaatgtgatgGTACACATGTCTTCAATTAATTCACTATTTAGCATCATCTAACAGATAAAGTCCCATTTCCTTATCATGGAGAAAATTTCAAAGACAAAGTATACATTTCAGGAGTACTTCAGGGCAAATGAGTTATATAACTTTATTAGGAGCATGAGATTAAAGCAGGAGAATCAATCCGGAAAAGATGTGTGGGTTCATATGTGGAGGAATTTGAACTAATGCAAACACTTTGTTCTATATTCATTGGGAGGTAGGATTAGTATAGCGGATGTAGGCCACACTAACTCTTTGTGAAAGAGGcatatacatattttgtttaatgtaaatatatgtatatggacATATAAATAAAGTGACTGATCAATAGGGCAATATTTTGGAGTGACAATCTGGTACACAAAGACAATCACAAGGAGGTAAAATTAGAAAGTGAAAGAATGTAAGAAAAACAGCACCAGAAAAGGATGAGACTGGTCTAATCACTGCAGGAACAAAAGAAACAGGGAACCAAGGAGAGGGGTATTGAGCAGTCAGGGACTGAGGATATAGAAGCACAGAACAAGATGTTGGGGGTGATCATGAGGAGAGATGATTCTTGCAAAAGCCCAGGATGAAGAGGTGACAGACAGTATCTTCTCCCCAGAAGAGAAGCAGGACATGCAGCAACAAGAATCCCAGAGGCAACGACAGCCTTGAGTTTCCTGGAAAGACACCAGGCTTCTAGGCAATGCTGACCACTAATGACTCTTCCTGGAAGGGTTTGTGCTCTGAGAATTCCAGCCTATAATGGTGCTTAGGACAGACTTTCAGGATACACAAGACAGAATGCCTCCCCTCTCTGGCATCAGGGGTAGCAGACAAAGCCAACAGAAGTCCTCTAAGTGCTTTGAGTATCCCTGATAGTTCAGGCCATCGGTGCTTTGACTGTGAAGTAACACAGTTTTCTGAAGGGGCCTCTTTGCCAACACCCTTGAGTGTGGGAGTACAGGGTGGCTCTGTAGCTCTTCTAGGGGATGATGGATTCCTGCAAGTCCacatacatgcaaacacacacccagacacacacactttCAGGAGTCAGAAAAGGCTCAGACCTGGCAAAACCAACAGAAACTCTTCTTCCTGATCCTATTTTCATAGACAAAAGCCCATAGGTAACCCTTGTTGGAGGGGAGGAATGCTTGCCTACCCTCCCCAACTTTCTCCCTTTTGTCTACCAAACTTGGGAGTCTAATTCCAGAGCCAACGTGTGAGTCCTACCTATCTGTGTGACTCTGGACAATTCAATTCACCATTTTTTCATctgataaaatgacaaaataattctCCTTACCTCTGAGGGTTTTGTGAGTGTCAAAGGAGCTAACACACACAGGTAGTGCAGTTGTTGGCTCTGTATCCTTTAATGTCACTGTCATAGACTCTTCAAGATTTACAGGAGTTGGGTTTTACACTGTGGAGACAGCTGAGATGCTGTCAGGAAGGATCTTGAGCTAGTGGCCTTCATGCCTCTTCTAGTCAGCATCTAGTGTTTGTTAGCCTTCATTTGGGGCCAGGTATGCTGGATTGTGAATCTTCTGTTCCTGGGGTGGAGAAGGGCTGGGATGTCTTGTAAAGGGATGCCCCTAGTTTCCCATGTGTGGGCAAAAATGAAGCGGGAGCTGTTCTGGATGGAGCCTGAAGATGAGGACTCCAATTTCTTCTTCAAGGAAGAAGGATATGTTATATCATCAAGAAAGTTATGAATATTCACCAggttataatgttttaaaaactgactcCCCAAGGTGTTCATTCCTGTCTAAATACAAATAATCATTGAGACTGTTGGCACACTCTTATACTTGTCTCCTGAGGGGACACAGTTGCTCTCAAGGGTAATCTTTCTCATAGTTCTCTTCTGGAGAAAAGATAGGTAAGGTGGTATCAGGCAGAATGTGTCTCTATGACCCAAGCCATGGGCTGACTTTTTCTAGCCCCTTTGTTGAAATGTGGGCCCCCCTACTGTTCAACACAAACTTGAAACCACCCCTTGGGATACAAGGACTGTGCTACAGCTGGTCATTCTTCCAGACTACTCTGAAAACTTTGTGGTGTTAAGTGTGTGgggaaaaagaaatctatttcatCTTTCCTCTAGGATTTGCCTTGAGGACAGTTAGTGTAGGTGTTATACTTTCTTTACCTAGCATGCTGATGCATTCGTAGAGATGGATGGGACATAGATGTTTATCTGGTCAGCTTCATGTGTGTGTTACCTTTATAAAAGGTCTGCTTAATGGTAATTGTTCTATAACTTAGCACCCTCTGTGGCAGAGAGATCACTTCCTTTCTTAGAGGTTGTGGTGAAGACTGAGCTCTGGCCAGATATCTCTCTCTTACTGGGTGTAACTGATCCTGGACAgttattaaaaatactttctcaCCTTTAAAATAAGAGCACCAATACTGTTAATACTACCCTACAATATTACTAATATGCTCATAAAGTTtctgtgaggatcaaatgaattATTATCTTAAGTGTCTTTAGGAGGGCCTAGCAGATAGAGGTCCAATCAGTGTTAACTGTTACTTTATGAAGTCCTGATCTACTCCTGTAGTTGTTGGATGCCTCTCTAAAATCTTCCACCAGACTGTGCACATCTACTACAGATGTTAGTACAACACTGCTTCACCACACTTTGCTCTAGACATGTTTCAAGTCATGCAATTCAGTGATCTGTTGTTACTGTCTTATGTTAGGATCATGCTCCAGTGTCCAAGACTTGGGATTCCCAGACTCAGATACTATGACATGTCATGATAATATTTCTTCCTTGTAATCACCATTTTAATGTTGACTTGCTTTCCAGATTTTCTTGctacttctacttttttttttttaaactgggaatCCACGAGAGGCAAGGGATTATGCAATGGTATTGGAGAGAACTATGaagaaaatgatatttaatacaaaatatttgcaaatattaactGTGGACAGTGACTCTCATTAACTTACAAAAGAATCCTTGACTGTCTCCtcccaacaaagagaaaaaccccTGGATGGTGAGAGAAG
Encoded here:
- the LOC123930013 gene encoding olfactory receptor 1A1-like, with amino-acid sequence MRGDNESFTLGFILLGVSGQQQQEDFFFILFLFIYPITLIGNLLIILAIQSDIRLHNPMYFFLANLSFVDILFSSVTIPKMLANHILGSKAISFRGCLTQMCFMIGMANTDSYILAVMAYDRAVAISRPLHYTTIMSPRTCLFLVVGSWVVGNTNALSHTLLTARLSFCGSKEVTNFYCDITSLLKLSCSDTHFNVKMMYLGVGVFSMPLLCIIISYVQVFSTVLRVPSTKGVLKAFSTCGSHITVVSLYYGTVMGMYFRPLSRYSLKDAVITVMYIAVTPMLNPFIYSLRNRDMKAALGKLLSKTLLINSVRSLKS